From the Ascochyta rabiei chromosome 14, complete sequence genome, one window contains:
- a CDS encoding telomere length regulation protein translates to MILRRPLLHASTAVVSAPRTCVRKLQHSIPMRPVPKATPFIPDTAAFLTAIGRGLSAHATKIPSWDALFTLTSPQLKELGIEPARSRRYLLHWRDKFRNGEYGVGGDCQHVADGVAELAVVEAPVAPNPHLGNSISPRAASPTATHTPGTRRLVVNVPPRHAPAAPLAALRPVHGVLLKGAKTIKGSYVEPLKGSDGLRARIRLQEGMWEHTRGHKVDGGERRRAEVRAKRRAAENKEKAR, encoded by the coding sequence ATGATCCTCCGACGCCCGCTCCTCCACGCCTCGACGGCCGTCGTGTCCGCGCCCAGGACCTGCGTGCGCAAGCTGCAGCACTCGATCCCCATGCGGCCCGTCCCCAAAGCGACGCCCTTCATCCCCGACACCGCCGCCTTCCTGACCGCCATCGGCCGCGGGCTGTCGGCGCACGCCACCAAGATCCCCTCGTGGGACGCCCTCTTCACCCTCACCTCGCCGCAGCTGAAGGAGCTGGGCATCGAGCCCGCCCGCTCGCGCCGCTACCTGCTGCACTGGCGCGACAAGTTCCGCAACGGCGAGTACGGCGTCGGCGGCGACTGCCAGCACGTTGCCGACGGCGTCGCCGAGCTGGCCGTCGTCGAGGCCCCCGTCGCCCCGAACCCGCACCTGGGCAACTCCATCAGCCCGCGCGCCGCCAGCCCCACGGCCACACACACCCCCGGCACCCGCCGCCTCGTCGTCAACGTGCCCCCGCGCCACGCCCCCGCCGCCCCGCTCGCCGCCCTGCGCCCCGTCCACGGCGTCCTGCTCAAGGGCGCCAAGACCATCAAGGGCAGCTACGTCGAGCCCCTCAAGGGCAGCGACGGCCTGCGCGCCCGCATACGCCTGCAGGAGGGCATGTGGGAGCACACGCGCGGACACAAGGTCGACGGCGGCGAGCGAAGGAGGGCCGAGGTCAGGGCGAAGCGGAGGGCCGCCGAGAACAAGGAGAAGGCGAGGTAG
- a CDS encoding ARP2/3 actin-organizing complex subunit Sop2: MAAPEVHHLFHHPIADHSFSADRQTLAVARDTHVDLYARSGSTFKLQDELTGHDKTVTGVDIAPNSRKIVTCSQDRNAYVWEPSPQGWKPTLVLLRINRAATCVRWAPSETKFAVGSGARLIPVCYFEQEDNWWVSKHIKKPIRSTVTAVAWHPNSVLLAAGSTDGHARVLSSFVKGVDPRPEPSAWGERLPFNTVCGEFLNNTAGWVHSVAFSPSGNALAFASHDSTLTVVYPSAPDQPPSAVVSISTQVLPFMSLVWSAEDEIIAAGYNCEAYRLHGSEQGWQLAGSLETKGRPGLAEARDESAFNMFRQMDLKGKSSADDTKLNTVHQNTISTIRSYQETAGKVTQISSSGVDGRVVIWNL, from the coding sequence ATGGCCGCCCCCGAAGTGCACCACCTCTTCCACCACCCCATCGCCGACCACTCCTTCTCGGCCGACCGCCAGACGCTCGCCGTGGCCCGCGACACCCACGTCGACTTGTACGCAAGGTCCGGCAGCACCTTCAAGCTGCAGGACGAGCTGACGGGCCACGACAAGACGGTCACGGGCGTCGACATCGCCCCCAACAGCCGCAAGATCGTCACGTGCTCCCAGGACCGCAACGCCTACGTCTGGGAGCCCTCGCCCCAGGGCTGGAAGCCCACCCTCGTCCTGCTGCGCATCAACCGCGCCGCCACCTGCGTCCGCTGGGCCCCCTCGGAGACCAAGTTCGCCGTCGGCTCCGGCGCCCGCCTGATCCCCGTCTGCTACTTCGAGCAGGAGGACAACTGGTGGGTCTCCAAGCACATCAAGAAGCCCATCCGCTCCACCGTCACCGCCGTCGCCTGGCACCCCAACTCGGTCCTGCTGGCTGCCGGCTCCACCGACGGCCACGCCCGCGTCCTGTCCTCGTTCGTCAAGGGCGTCGACCCCCGCCCGGAGCCCTCGGCCTGGGGCGAGCGCCTGCCCTTCAACACCGTCTGCGGCGAGTTCCTCAACAACACCGCCGGCTGGGTCCACAGCGTCGCCTTCTCGCCCTCGGGCAACGCCCTGGCCTTTGCCTCGCACGACAGCACCCTCACCGTCGTCTACCCCTCGGCCCCGGACCAGCCCCCGAGCGCCGTCGTCAGCATCAGCACCCAGGTCCTGCCCTTCATGTCGCTCGTCTGGAGCGCCGAGGACGAGATCATCGCCGCCGGCTACAACTGCGAGGCCTACCGTCTGCACGGCTCCGAGCAGGGCTGGCAGCTCGCCGGCTCGCTCGAGACCAAGGGCCGCCCTGGCCTGGCCGAGGCCCGCGACGAGAGCGCCTTCAACATGTTCCGCCAGATGGACCTCAAGGGCAAGAGCTCCGCCGACGACACCAAGCTCAACACCGTCCACCAGAACACCATCAGCACCATCCGCAGCTACCAGGAGACCGCCGGCAAAGTCACCCAGATCAGCTCGAGCGGTGTGGATGGAAGGGTAGTCATTTGGAACCTCTAA
- a CDS encoding UMP/CMP kinase, with translation MATPTPTMPATLTTLKIRTARLALPTAARQFSTSSPRFYRRQPGDPTGPNEPPTHISAPKSKSPLKVWPILAIFALGGFLFKKIVDEREGQYKPVGPIAGHSPSSKPATPRANNPVPH, from the coding sequence ATGGCCACTCCCACACCAACCATGCCTGCAACACTCACCACCCTCAAGATTCGCACCGCCCGTCTCGCTCTGCCCACAGCTGCCCGTCAGTTCAGCACCAGCTCTCCACGCTTCTACCGCCGCCAGCCCGGTGACCCCACAGGGCCCAACGAACCCCCGACCCACATCAGTGCTCCTAAGAGCAAGTCCCCCCTGAAAGTCTGGCCCATTCTCGCCATCTTTGCTCTCGGTGGTTTTCTCTTCAAGAAAATCGTTGATGAGCGCGAGGGCCAGTACAAGCCCGTTGGACCTATTGCCGGCCACTCTCCCAGTTCCAAGCCAGCTACACCGCGAGCCAACAACCCCGTACCCCACTAA
- a CDS encoding UMP/CMP kinase: MPAIENLGATTRTSPLWSPDKVTVIFVLGGPGAGKGTQCTKLVSDYGFKHLSAGDLLREEQDRPGSEFGEMIKTYIKEGTIVPMEVTIQLLENAMKKAMEIENKSLFLIDGFPRKLDQAHAFERSVVPSKFTLFFDASEDVMLKRLLHRAETSGRADDNIESIKKRFKVFVDTSMPVVNEFETQGRVVKVDAVQEPDKVYQDVQEKIKARGVEPISLKFVQTA; this comes from the exons ATGCCTGCGATTGAGAACCTCGGCGCCACGACGCGCACCAGCCCTCTCTGGTCCCCGGACAAAGTCACTGTCATCTTCGTCCTCGGTGGCCCTGGTGCGGGCAAGGGAACACAGTGCACGAAGCTCGTCTCGGACTACGGCTTCAAGCACCTGAGTGCGGGCGACTTGCTGCGCGAGGAGCAGGATCGTCCTGGGAGTGAGTTTGGCGAGATGATCAAGACATACATCAAGGAGGGTACAATCGTGCCCATGGAGGTCACGATCCAGTTGCTGGAGAACGCCATGAAGAAGGCTATGGAGATTGAGAACAAGAGCTTGTTTCTGATTGATG GTTTCCCTCGCAAACTTGACCAGGCCCACGCCTTTGAGCGCTCCGTCGTCCCGTCCAAGTTCACTCTCTTCTTCGACGCTTCTGAGGACGTCATGCTCAAGCGTCTGCTGCACCGCGCCGAGACATCTGGCCGTGCCGACGACAACATCGAGTCGATCAAGAAGCGCTTCAAGGTCTTCGTCGACACCAGCATGCCCGTTGTCAACGAGTTTGAGACGCAGGGGCGTGTTGTCAAGGTCGATGCTGTCCAGGAACCCGACAAGGTGTACCAGGATGTGCAGGAGAAGATCAAGGCACGGGGTGTCGAGCCGATCAGCTTGAAGTTCGTGCAGACTGCATAG
- a CDS encoding 1-phosphatidylinositol 4-kinase has product MARTIRGNALEKLARLSAQSPNSTSPTNDFERLYKRCSSTSKPFNGDSGVKITELEAILALCKAAPYVASIDVAAPLLDRLAAYLPGIYARVLLPSPSVGGIQPSPYEVLSYNLTSAILQLGAKHGQLRAKVTDTLASYVQGWTAATAELSADQFDEDERSDFAADGELSQVITHSLSLLGFLDAAAEHAKFWNAYERLQFVEEVKAALSEKFLIAFETALSIARNARSHQLGLREWKRYTKHYAAVGRPLGAMILHDSFLKVVAASASLLVETPARNHRESILAHLQTSYNKNRATGDTSEDALAEGLTSIAANEMNRLENDLDYLQRVGSAWQQRQASSVKAKVITTYLCCAVYDEDIADDEILLTWLDNVLNDPAQSADHELASAALQSMAVLAKVSPSTASTLGRSLPRLIVQANFDQRTSSVAADSLAAVLSLLPQDAIITTLYSLGNVISAGPAAAGASSSSPSTNGTGNTLRTPGIYAHQSNGSAISLTSSDIEEPHHVHTTIVDTVVSVASKCKDEKITALALSMLIQKIGRASKVVDVKIITDAALLGIHTPPAEFRSLLKLYTKLCHDALIKDDAATLEAVMNARLNISRVVSEDEAFEVYLTHLLDTIVSKGDAQETSHKHLRDTELASQEIAQMLKPLATLLARNAQRADSIELDDSIVNLQRDAWFNIVVHGFDTNSDLGRQYIEELRTLARFSKPLIAEERPMLSESDIELNTVLRRGKSPEHTAEQKRRLVKLLPSCEADTKPLTYPEAVFLNTAYLVEELRASTGDCTKALAYFLDPKLRTGSVGNCMSAITLVAVRTYLVKTLSGQHHTFSTPYLAQQLAQIFAACCHRIARVQQAAAACADIIIREIPSTLCQKSALFALLELLSIMWYSCLEGETDEYTWKSTFTSKKSDITVELSDDYNFRRATLETLHKRATSWVKGVIEAAPLDIKGLLQTYLSEFDDETSYGHVSLGRSFALEMGSVIPVNDQRLGAIERQGININTASDFITQYTTRQEYKFLEGSNDQQEEWLNGGSSAGPMSAYLSRSLQDATKLLVDLEQRTLHHKHVTIAELRDILRRAAALLCRVKRDQSPIVQHLVGIPFAVFSKQSIKLGISLWTSVIKENPRMESRVLMAIAENFENTVRKRRGLFSPSLRHPDPFYGKQEFAATDKEALSKHQQHIYNLIAPHFRLVQFLSSHFSASRLSKSDFERVYVRLIHVTLHAMSEGCSQPLAREAYFHVILLALRIVRHSTTISSAAKWRLMDRLLTAALAWFAHAPQWSFGGNRLQIKAETQVLSDVQMHLEALGKVATVLDSASRQVKAKQDLLSVLISNEQTRLTVWLFPLDNGKKHHFGSGGARSGLLDAAVSVHTKTAWAENPAIAIHLLKRFQSPRLQSEVRFQVLNFPHKVLNEPDALEIMLGNQLPGDVSFQLKYLLYWAPLNPITAVTLFMPAYGNHPFIIQYAMRALESHSVDVMFFYVYQIVQTLRYDVLGYVERYIIETARFSQLFAHQIIWNIKANSYKDEASEIPDPVKPTLDKVMASLESSFSKEDHEFYEREFAFFNEVTGISGTLRSVLHEPKEVKKQKIAEELRKIEVEVGVYLPSNPDGQVIGIDRNSGKPLQSHAKTPFMATFRIRKNKPDTGLIEDIEEEPRSGLPVTNNTYETWLSAIFKVGDDCRQDVLALQMIAAFRGIFNTVGLDVWVFPYRVTATAPGCGVIDVLPNSISRDMLGREAVNRLDDYFVSRYGNEDSIRFQEARSNFVKSMAAYSVISFLLQFKDRHNGNIMIDDWGHIIHIDFGFCFDIAPGGIKFERAPFKLTAEMIAVMGGSTTSQPYRWFEELTIKAFLASRQHCDHLCHIVELMLDSGLPCFKPETIKNFRDRFVLDKTEREAADYMRGLIQKSASSYSTGTYDRFQLITNGIPY; this is encoded by the exons ATGGC ACGCACAATCCGAGGCAATGCGCTTGAGAAGCTTGCTCGCCTTTCCGCGCAATCGCCGAATTCGACATCGCCCACCAACGACTTCGAAAGACTATACAAGAGATGCTCGAGCACTTCCAAACCTTTCAATGGAGATAGTGGAGTCAAAATTACAGAGCTCGAAGCAATCCTGGCTCTGTGTAAAGCTGCTCCGTATGTCGCATCCATCGACGTCGCAGCGCCGCTCCTCGACCGTCTCGCTGCCTATCTACCAGGCATATACGCCCGAGTATTGCTGCCGTCGCCGAGCGTTGGCGGGATCCAGCCCTCACCGTATGAAGTGCTCTCCTATAATTTGACCTCTGCAATCCTGCAACTCGGCGCCAAACATGGCCAGTTGCGAGCAAAGGTTACGGACACGCTGGCAAGCTATGTGCAAGGATGGactgctgctactgccgAGCTCTCGGCGGATCAGTTCGATGAAGATGAGAGGTCTGACTTTGCTGCAGACGGAGAGCTTTCGCAGGTCATCACGCATAGCTTGTCACTCCTTGGCTTCCTagatgctgctgctgagcaTGCCAAGTTCTGGAACGCATATGAGAGGCTTCAGTTTGTCGAAGAGGTCAAGGCAGCGCTCTCGGAAAAATTCCTTATTGCTTTCGAGACGGCTTTGTCTATTGCGCGTAATGCGCGCTCACATCAGCTCGGCTTGAGGGAGTGGAAACGCTACACGAAGCACTACGCAGCTGTAGGACGACCACTGGGAGCTATGATTTTACACGATTCATTCCTCAAGGTCGTGGCCGCATCTGCGTCGCTGCTCGTGGAGACTCCTGCGCGCAATCATCGCGAGTCCATATTGGCCCACCTTCAAACATCGTACAACAAAAACCGTGCAACTGGAGATACGTCTGAGGATGCCCTTGCTGAAGGGCTGACTAGCATAGCGGCCAATGAAATGAATCGTCTGGAGAACGATCTTGACTACCTACAAAGAGTAGGTTCTGCGTGGCAGCAACGACAGGCGTCATCGGTCAAAGCTAAGGTTATCACGACTTATCTGTGTTGCGCTGTCTACGACGAAGACATTGCAGACGACGAAATTCTGCTGACCTGGCTTGACAATGTGCTTAATGACCCTGCACAGAGTGCTGACCACGAGTTGGCATCTGCTGCGTTGCAGTCAATGGCTGTATTGGCAAAAGTATCGCCATCTACAGCGTCGACTTTGGGTCGTTCGCTTCCCAGACTCATCGTTCAGGCGAACTTCGACCAACGAACCTCGTCTGTGGCAGCAGATTCTCTCGCAGCTGTGTTGAGCCTTCTTCCTCAAGATGCTATCATCACAACTTTGTACAGCCTTGGAAATGTCATAAGCGCCGgacctgctgctgctggtgccTCGTCTTCATCGCCCTCTACGAATGGTACTGGCAACACTTTGCGCACTCCAGGGATCTATGCGCATCAATCCAACGGCAGCGCAATATCGCTTACCTCCAGTGATATCGAAGAACCTCATCATGTGCATACTACCATTGTGGACACCGTGGTATCCGTGGCGAGCAAGTGCAAAGATGAGAAGATCACAGCATTGGCATTATCGATGCTCATACAGAAGATTGGGAGAGCAAGCAAGGTTGTGGACGTGAAGATCATTACCGATGCCGCCTTATTGGGTATTCACACTCCACCTGCAGAGTTCAGATCACTGCTCAAGCTCTACACCAAACTGTGCCATGATGCCCTTATCAAAGACGACGCTGCTACCTTGGAAGCT GTTATGAACGCGCGACTCAACATCTCGAGAGTGGTTTCCGAAGATGAAGCTTTCGAAGTGTACCTCACCCATCTACTGGATACAATCGTCAGTAAAGGTGACGCGCAGGAGACATCTCATAAACATCTGCGGGATACTGAGTTGGCGTCGCAAGAGATTGCTCAGATGTTGAAACCTTTGGCCACGCTTCTAGCTCGCAACGCTCAACGAGCCGATTCCATCGAGCTTGATGATTCGATTGTCAACTTGCAGCGAGATGCTTGGTTCAACATTGTTGTTCACGGGTTTGACACCAACTCGGATCTCGGGCGACAGTACATTGAAGAGCTCCGAACGCTCGCTCGTTTCAGCAAACCTCTCATTGCCGAAGAGCGCCCAATGCTGTCAGAGAGCGATATCGAGCTGAACACGGTACTGCGCCGTGGTAAGTCACCTGAGCACACAGCTGAGCAAAAGAGACGCCTGGTGAAGCTCTTGCCTTCGTGTGAGGCAGACACTAAGCCTCTCACCTATCCTGAAGCTGTGTTTTTGAACACAGCATATCTGGTAGAAGAATTGCGGGCCAGCACAGGCGACTGCACAAAAGCGCTCGCCTACTTCTTGGACCCCAAGCTGCGGACGGGCTCGGTCGGCAACTGTATGTCCGCGATCACCCTTGTGGCAGTCAGGACATACTTGGTGAAGACGCTTTCTGGACAGCATCACACCTTCTCCACACCATACCTTGCACAGCAGCTTGCACAGATCTTTGCCGCCTGCTGTCACCGTATTGCTCGTGTCCAGCAAGCTGCAGCTGCATGTGCTGATATCATCATTCGTGAAATACCATCAACTCTGTGTCAAAAAAGTGCTCTTTTTGCGCTCCTCGAGCTTCTTTCCATTATGTGGTACAGCTGTCTCGAGGGCGAAACCGACGAGTATACATGGAAGTCGACATTCACTTCGAAAAAGTCCGACATTACAGTAGAGCTATCGGATGATTACAATTTTCGTCGAGCAACTCTAGAGACCTTGCATAAGCGCGCTACCTCTTGGGTGAAGGGAGTCATAGAAGCAGCTCCTCTGGACATCAAGGGACTCCTCCAAACATACCTATCGGAGTTCGATGATGAGACATCTTACGGCCATGTCTCTCTGGGTCGATCATTTGCCCTGGAGATGGGATCTGTGATACCTGTCAATGATCAACGTCTCGGTGCTATTGAACGTCAAGGTATCAACATCAATACCGCTTCCGACTTCATCACGCAGTATACTACGCGACAAGAGTATAAGTTCCTCGAAGGCAGCAACGACCAGCAAGAGGAATGGCTCAACGGTGGAAGCTCAGCCGGTCCTATGTCGGCATATCTCTCTCGAAGTCTCCAAGACGCAACAAAGCTTCTCGTCGATCTTGAACAGCGTACACTACACCACAAGCACGTTACCATTGCTGAGCTAAGAGACATACTTCGACGAGCGGCTGCTCTTCTCTGTCGAGTAAAGAGAGACCAATCGCCAATCGTTCAGCACCTGGTCGGCATTCCTTTTGCAGTCTTCTCAAAGCAGTCGATCAAGTTAGGCATTTCGCTTTGGACTAGTGTCATCAAAGAGAACCCTCGCATGGAGTCTCGTGTTCTGATGGCAATTGCTGAGAACTTTGAGAATACGGTGCGCAAGCGGAGAGGTCTCTTTAGCCCTTCGTTGAG GCATCCAGATCCCTTTTATGGTAAACAAGAATTTGCTGCTACCGACAAAGAAGCTTTGAGCAAGCACCAGCAACACATCTACAATCTCATTGCACCTCACTTCCGGCTGGTTCAGTTCCTCTCGAGCCATTTCAGCGCCTCTCGCCTCAGCAAATCGGACTTCGAGCGTGTATACGTCCGCCTGATTCATGTCACGCTCCACGCGATGAGCGAAGGATGCTCTCAGCCTTTAGCTAGGGAGGCCTATTTCCATGTCATTCTTCTGGCGCTGCGAATTGTCCGCCATAGCACGACCATCTCATCGGCTGCTAAGTGGCGCCTCATGGACCGTCTCTTGACTGCGGCCTTAGCGTGGTTTGCTCACGCACCACAATGGTCGTTCGGCGGCAACCGCCTCCAGATTAAAGCTGAGACTCAGGTTTTGTCAGATGTACAAATGCACCTCGAGGCTCTTGGGAAAGTGGCTACAGTCCTGGATTCGGCGTCGAGACAGGTCAAAGCTAAGCAAGACCTATTGTCTGTACTCATCTCTAACGAACAAACGCGTCTGACGGTCTGGCTGTTCCCTCTGGATAACGGTAAGAAACACCACTTTGGCTCAGGTGGTGCCAGAAGTGGACTCCTAGACGCTGCTGTATCGGTCCACACCAAGACGGCATGGGCAGAGAACCCCGCCATTGCCATCCATCTACTCAAGCGCTTCCAGTCGCCGCGCTTGCAAAGTGAAGTCCGGTTCCAGGTTCTTAACTTCCCTCACAAGGTCTTAAATGAACCGGATGCTTTGGAGATCATGCTTGGAAACCAACTGCCAGGCGACGTCTCTTTCCAGCTTAAGTACCTGCTGTACTGGGCTCCTCTAAATCCTATTACAGCGGTAACGCTGTTCATGCCGGCTTACGGCAACCATCCGTTCATCATTCAGTACGCAATGCGGGCACTCGAGAGCCACTCGGTTGACGTCATGTTCTTTTATGTCTACCAGATCGTCCAGACACTTCGATACGACGTGTTGGGCTACGTTGAAAGATACATCATCGAGACAGCTAGGTTCTCTCAGCTGTTTGCTCATCAGATTATCTGGAACATAAAGGCGAACTCTTACAAAGACGAAGCTTCAGAAATA CCCGATCCTGTCAAGCCCACCCTCGACAAGGTCATGGCAAGCCTTGAGTCCAGCTTCTCGAAAGAGGATCACGAGTTCTACGAGCGCGAGTTTGCCTTCTTCAACGAAGTCACTGGTATATCTGGTACTCTTCGGTCCGTCCTGCACGAGCCGAAGGAAGTCAAGAAGCAGAAAATTGCAGAGGAGTTGCGCAAGATTGAAGTAGAGGTTGGCGTGTATCTCCCAAGTAACCCTGACGGCCAAGTCATTGGTATTGACCGCAACTCCGGCAAGCCACTGCAGTCGCATGCAAAAACACCCTTCATGGCTACGTTCCGCATTCGCAAAAACAAGCCCGACACTGGCCTCATCGAAGACATTGAAGAAGAGCCTCGTTCTGGCCTTCCTGTAACGAACAACACCTATGAGACTTGGCTTTCTGCCATCTTCAAGGTTGGCGACGACTGCCGTCAAGACGTCCTCGCCCTCCAAATGATCGCCGCGTTCCGTGGCATCTTCAACACCGTTGGTCTCGACGTCTGGGTATTCCCTTACCGCGTCACCGCCACAGCGCCCGGCTGCGGTGTCATCGACGTGCTCCCCAACTCCATCTCGCGAGACATGCTAGGTCGCGAAGCCGTCAACCGGCTGGACGACTACTTTGTCAGCCGGTACGGCAACGAGGACAGCATCCGCTTCCAAGAAGCGCGGTCCAACTTTGTCAAGAGCATGGCAGCCTACAGCGTCATCTCGTTCCTGCTGCAGTTCAAGGACCGCCACAACGGCAACATCATGATTGACGACTGGGGCCACATCATCCACATCGACTTTGGCTTTTGCTTCGATATCGCCCCGGGCGGCATCAAGTTCGAGCGCGCCCCCTTCAAGCTCACCGCCGAGATGATCGCCGTCATGGGCGGCAGCACCACGTCGCAGCCGTACCGCTGGTTCGAGGAGCTGACCATCAAAGCCTTCCTTGCGAGCAGGCAGCATTGCGATCACTTGTGCCACATTGTGGAGCTCATGCTGGACAGTGGACTGCCGTGCTTCAAGCCCGAGACGATCAAGAACTTTAGGGATAGATTTGTTCTCGATAAGACGGAGAGAGAGGCCGCAGACTATATGAGGGGTCTTATCCAGAAGAGCGCGAGTAGTTACAGCACCGGCACGTATGATCGGTTCCAGTTGATCACGAATGGAATTCCGTACTAA